Genomic segment of Glutamicibacter sp. JL.03c:
CACGGCCATCGGCTGCGGAGATATCCAAGATGATGGTGACATCGGGCTTCAATCCGTTGGTCGCGAAGTCATTGATGGTCGCGACGGCGTCGAAGCCCAATGCCCGGCCCATGCCCTGATATGCCAGCGAAGAATCGACAAAACGATCGCAGATCACGTGGGTGCCGGCGGCCAGAGCCGGGCTGATGACCTGCTGCACATGGGCAGCGCGGGCCGCGGAGTAGATCAGGGCTTCGGTGCGGGAATCGATGTCGCCGTGGCCATGTTCCAGGACCAGCGAGCGCAGGGCTTCACTGATTTGGGTGCCACCGGGTTCGCGGGTGGTGATGACCTTGGACCCTTGAGATTCCAGCCATTGCCGGGCCAGGGCGACCTGCGTGGACTTGCCCGCGCCGTCGCCGCCTTCAAAGACTATGAACAAGCCAGGGGCCGGCGCGCTCGATTCGTTATTCACCCCTCTAGCCTATCCAAGGAGTCGGCAAAACATCTGCGCAACCCCTGCCCTGTGCGCAACTAATCGCACGGTGTGGTGGATTCAACGGATGAAATGTAGTGAAACCCATCCGCAGCCAGAGGGCGTCTGCGCGTAAAGTTTTTTCCATGAACTCCAGCAGCATGCCAGCAGCTCCACGCCCCGATTGGGATCCGAAGACTCTTATCGTGGCAGGTGGCCGTCCGGCCCATGACACCGATGCGCCGGTTAACTACCCGGTGACTTTCACCTCGACCTATCACTCCCAGGGGCAGGCGGCCGTGGACGAACGCGTTTACGCGCGATTCTCCAACCCCACTTGGGATCCGTTCGAAGAGGTCCTGGGCCAGCTGGAAGTTGCAGCTTTGCCCGCTCTGGTTTTCTCGTCGGGCATGGCCGCTATTGCCGCGGCCTTGAGCCTGGTTCCCGCAGGGGGAGTTCTTGTCATGCCCAAGCACTCCTATAACGGGTCCTTGGCGCTGAGCTCGGAATTGCAGGCTGCTGGCCGGTTGGACATCCGCCCGGTGGATATCGCCGACACCGAAGAGGTGATCACCGCCCTGGAAGGGGCCGACGTGCTCTGGGTGGAATCACCGACCAACCCGATGCTGGAGGTCGCCGATCTGCCGGTGCTGCTGGAAGAAGCCAAGAACCGCGGCGTGCTGAGCATCGTGGATAACACCTTCGCCACCCCGTTGCTGCAGCGCCCGTTGACCTCGGGTGCCGACCTGGTGGTCCACTCGGTGACCAAGTATCTTTCGGGGCACTCGGACATCATCATGGGCGCGCTGGTGACCAGCGATGAATCGCTGCGGCAGAAGCTGCACGGCTACCGCACCTTGCACGGAGCGATCAGCTCCCCGATGGACACCTACCTTGCCCTGCGCGGCGTGCGGACCATGGCCGTGCGCATCGATCGTTCGCAAGCGAACAGCCAGGTGCTGGCCGAACGCCTGGCCGTACATCCCAAGGTGCAAGCGGTGCGCTACCCGGGGCTGGGGCAAGATCCAGGCCATGAGCGCGCTGCGCGGCTGATGGATGGATTTGGCTCGGTCATCGCTTTCCAAGCAGGGCAGAACGCCGAGGATGCTGATCAGGTTGTCGCCGGCTTCAACCTCATTACCGGTGCCACGTCGCTGGGCGGGGTGGAAACCTTGGCCGAGCGTCGAGCCCGCCATGCATCGGAACCCGAGACTGTCCCGGATAACCTGATCCGCTTGTCGGTGGGCATCGAAGATGTCGAAGACCTGTGGTCCGATGTGAAGCAGGCCCTGGAACAGCTTTAGCGCGTGGCAGTTCCTAAAACGTGAAGTCTCATAGGTAGAGTGAAGATATGTCCATGATGAATGTTGCCCACCTGATCGAGTACTACTTGATGCTGGCTCTGAGCGTCATCATTCTGGTGCTCGCCGTCTGGGCGCTGGTTGACTGCCTGCGCCACGGAGCCCAGCGCTTCGCGCAAGAAGGCAAGCGCACCAAAGGCTTTTGGACCGGCCTGACCGCGGCGAGTGCTGTCGTGTCCTTGCTGGGCATCCTCAGCGGTGGCGGAATTGGCTTCCTGCAGCTCATCGGTGCCTGCATTGCCTGCGTCTACCTTGCAGATGTCAAGCCTGCAGTCAGCGGGCAAGGTGGCGGCTGGTACAACTACTAGGCCGCTAGGAACCGCATTGAACTTTGGATGACCCGCACTCGTGTTGTAAGACGAGGGCGGGTCTTCTCAATTAATGAACACCCCTTAACTTTGGCGCTTCGGTGCTGGTGCATTGGATAGGATGGATCGTATGAGTCACACTTTGATCTTGCTTCGCCATGGGCAGAGCGAATGGAACGAAAAGAATCTGTTCACCGGCTGGTACGACGTATCGCTGACCGAACAGGGCCGTGCTGAAGCTTCCCGCGGCGGCCAGCTGCTGGCCGAGGCCGGTTACAAGCCAGAGGTGCTGCACACCTCGCTGCTGACCCGCGCGATCGTCACTGCCAATCTGGCATTGGAAGCCGCCGGCCGCTCGTGGATCCCAGTGAACCGCGACTGGCGCCTGAACGAGCGTCATTACGGCGCGCTTCAGGGCAAGGACAAGGCCCAGACCTTGGCTGAATTCGGCGAAGAGCAGTTCATGGAATGGCGCCGCAGCTACGACACCCCGCCACCAGTTCTGGATGACTCCTCGGAATTCAGCCAGATCAATGACGAGCGCTACGCCGCGCTGGGCGATTCCGCTCCACGCACCGAGTGCCTCAAGGACGTGCTGGAGCGCATGCTTCCTTACTGGGAAGAGAACATCAAGGCGGACCTGTCGGAGGGCAAGACCGTTATGGTTACCGCTCACGGCAACTCGCTGCGTGCACTGGTCAAGCACCTTGACGGCATCAGCGACGAAGATATCGCCAACCTGAACATCCCGACCGGCATCCCGCTGGTTTATGAGTTGGACGACGACTTCCAGCCAATCACCAAGGGCGGAACTTACCTGGATCCTGCCGCTGCTGCCGACGCCATCAAGGCTGTCGCAAACCAGGGACGCAAGTAAAACCTGCTTTTCGGCGGCACTAGAACCCCAGGCGTTGAGCTCGGAAGTTCTGGTGCCGCCGTTTTGTATTTAACCTACAAAATGGGCCGGCTATATGGCTGTGAGCGAAACAACTGCGCACGATTGTATTTTTGGCATTAGTATGCTGTAATCTCCTATTTCGAATAGGCTCAATGGCTCACGTTAGGAATGCAATTCGTGGCAACTGATTACGATGAAGTCCGCCCAGACGTTGCTGAGGCACGCAAGGCTTCACTGGATGCGGTTAAGTCCGCAAACGCACCGGACGCCAAGTCCGTCGTGCGCGAGCTCGACGAAGCCGATCACACTGATGGCATGGATCTGCCGGGTGCAGATTTGTCCAACGAGGAATTGACGGTCACCGTCATTCCACAGAAAGACGACGAGTTCATCTGTGGCTCGTGCTTCTTGATTCGCCACCGCTCGCAGCTGGTTCGCGAAGAAGGCAATGTAGGTTTCTGCGTAGAGTGCGAAGGCTAAGAAGCCGCTGTACGCCGGCGCCGATTGCGCGCCGAAAATTTCAAGGGCAGCCCGCCAACTGGTGGGCTGCCCTTTGCCGTCGAGCTTTCCTTAAGCAATGGGCCAAATAAGCAGTGCCTGCATCCGGAAGGCTTCCGGGTGCAGGCACTGCCGAGGATCTTGATGCCGTGATCGGCTTAGGCGTCCGATGGATCCCATTCGCCGGTGACCAGGTACGTGACCTTGCGGGCCACGGAAACACCGTGATCGCCGAAGCGCTCAAGGTAGCGGCTGGTCAAGGAAACATCCACGGTGGTCGGGGCCGAAGCATCCCAATCCGCTTCGGCGATGCGAGCGAAGACGCTGGAGTGGAGGCGATCGACTTCGTGGTTCAATTCAATGATCTCCGCGGCGATCTTCAGATCGCGGGTGTCGAGCAGGCGGGCCACGGCCTGGGCGATCTGGATGTCGATTTTCGCCATTTCAGCGAAGGTCGTGGAGATCTTCTCTGGAATTGCCGGCGACGGGAAACGCAGGCGGGCTAGCTGCGCCAAGTGGCGTGCTAGGTCGCCCATGCGTTCGAGCGAAGCGCTCATGCGCAGCGAGCCGACGATCATGCGCAGGTCGCTGGCCACGGGGCCCTGGAGCGCCAGGGTATCGATAGCGCGTTCATCCAGCTGGTTCTGCAGGAAATCGATTTTCGCGTCTGCCGCGATGACTTCCTGGGCCAGCTCAACGTCGGCATTCGCCAACGAATCCCATGCGCGATCCATGGCGGTCGCGACTTGGTTGGCCATCTCAATAAGTTCTTCGCCAATTTGTTGTAGATCTGCCTGAAAAACCTTACGCACAGCAGTTCCTTTCGAGTATCGGTTCCCATGCCAGCTGGCCTTCCGCCGTAGCGGCAAGCCACCCCAAACAGATTCATGGCATGGTGGAGGGTCTTACTCCAGCCTGTCAGCGGGTGATTAACGAATATGCCACGAAACGTGAACGTTTGGTGAACAGCGCGCCGATTTGGCCATTTTCGCGTCATTTAGGAACGAAGGTGCCCAGCGGGGAAGCTACGCTAAAAGGGTGAACGATGTGATCTCGACTCTGATAGCCGGTGTCCTCGGTCTGGCCCTGGGCATCGTTGGCGTGATCGCTTTCAGGATTTCCCAGCGCCGGACCGCCCGACTGCCGCAGGTGGACGAGCCTCTGCTCCCTGAAGGCGCGGCGGCCGTCCTGTCCGTCATCGGACGCGCCTTCGTGATCCTCGATGATGTTGACGGAGTCGTGCGGGCTAATCCCGCCTCCTATGCCTACGGCCTGGTCCGAGGCCACACGCTGGTTCACAACGAGCTGCTGGCGCTGGTCCGCCAGGTGCGCGCAGACGGCGTGATCGCTGAGAGCCAGTATGAATTGCAGCGCTCAACGCTCGGCGCCGGACAGCTGATTGTCCACGTGCGCGTCGCGCCTTTGGGCGACGAATACATTTTGCTGCTGGCCGATGACCGCACCGAGATCACGCGCACCGAAGCCATGCGCAACGACTTCGTGGCCAACGTTTCGCACGAGTTGAAAACTCCGGTCGGCGCCATCTCCCTGCTGGCCGAGGCCATCACCGAAGCGGCCGATGACCCGACCGCGGTGCGCCGTTTCTCCACCCGCATGGATAAGGAATCACGACGGCTTGCCGCGCTGGTCCAGGACATTATCGAGCTTTCCCGGCTGCAGGCCAGCGATGCCATTGTGCAGGGCAAGGAAGTGAATATCGATTCCGTTGTCGCCGAAGCGGTGGATCGCAGCCACCTGATTGCCGAGGAAAAAGGCATCGACATCACCGTCGGCGGGCACCTGGATGAGCCGATTCTGGGCGATCCCGATCTGCTGATGACCGCAGTGCGCAACCTGATCGACAACGCGATCCGGTACTCCCCGGAGAACACCAAGGTGGGCGTGGGGATCCGCCAACGCGATGGCTATGCGCAGATCTCGGTCACCGACCAGGGCCCGGGCATTTCACCCGAGGAGCAAGAACGCGTCTTCGAGCGTTTCTACCGCGTCGACTCCGCGCGCTCACGGCAAACCGGCGGTACCGGATTGGGGCTGAGCATCGTCAAGCACGTGCTGGCCAACCACGGCGGCGAGGTGTCGCTGTGGTCGCAGCCCGGCCAGGGCTCCACTTTTACCCTTAGACTTCCCCTAGCGGATGAAGAACGGGCAGGCACTGATGGTGCTGCCGACGAGATGATGAAGGAACGAGCGGTCGAGGCGCGAACCTCCGATCGCGAAGGAGGACGACGATGACCAGAATCTTGATCGTGGAGGATGAGGAATCGCTTTCTGATCCGCTGTCTTTCCTGCTGGAACGCGAAGGATTTGAAGTACGGATCGCGGAGGACGGGCTGGTTGCCGTCGCCGAGTTTGAACGCCACGGTGCCGATCTGGTGCTCTTGGACCTGATGCTGCCAGGGCAGCCCGGAACCGAGGTGATCCGCCAGATCCGGTTGAACAGCCAGGTCCCGGTCATCATGCTCACCGCCAAGGATTCGGAAATCGACAAGGTGGTTGGCCTCGAGCTGGGAGCCGATGACTACGTCACCAAGCCATATTCGTCCCGTGAGCTGCTCGCTCGCATCCGCGCCGTCCTACGCCGCCAGGGCGAGGGCGAAGAGCTGATCAGCAATGTGGTCACCGCCGGCCCGGTACGCATGGACGTCGAGCGCCACATGGTTTCGGTCGACAACTCCGAGGTCTCCATGCCGCTGAAGGAATTCGAGCTGCTGGAGATGCTCCTGCGCAATGCCGGACGCGTGCTCACCCGCGGACAGCTGATCGACAGGGTCTGGGGCAGCGACTACGTGGGGGATACCAAGACCCTCGACGTTCACGTCAAGCGCCTTCGATCGAAGATCGAGCCGGACCCGGCCTCGCCCGAGCATCTGGTGACGGTGCGCGGCTTGGGCTACAAGTTCGTGGTCTAGCTGGCCAGGTCTTAAAAACCAGGGAGCCTGGGAGCGAATCAATTGATTCGCTCCCAGGCTCCCTGGTTTTTTGCTTAGTGCTCCGAGGTCGCGTGGCTCTCGGTCTTCTTCAGGTGATCAGTAACGGAGGCGTCGGATCCGCCTGGCACGAAATCGCGGTATTCGGCAAGGGTGCCATCGACGACAGGGACGCTGAAGTCAACGGTCTCGCCGCCCGAGGTGAAGGTAGTCTCTGCATGCTCGCCAGCAGAGATGTTCAGGCCGGAAACGACCTTCTGGTTCGCATCATCTTCCAGCTTGACGCTCTGTTCGGCTGGAACCGAGATGGTCACTGGCTCGGTGCTGGCTGCCTCGACGGTCAGGGTCAGCGAGGAATCGCTGTCGTTGACAACAGAGCCGATCAGACGCGCCTTGGAGCCGTCGCTGTTGGTAACCAACAGCAGGTTGCGAACCTGTGCGTCGGCGACGTCGACATGCACGCCATCGCTGGCAGCGTAGTCGGTGTTGGTGGCCTGCTCGTTGATGGCGCCACAGCTGGTGACACCGAATGCCAGGGCAGCCACAGCGAGGGACGCGGCAATGCGACGTCCAGCGGTCATGCGTGCGGTGATCACGACACTAACTCCTCGGTGAGAATAATGAGTTGCTTCGGTTCATGGCTGTCGGCTTGTCTGCACCCAGAGCAGGGGCAACCCAAGAACTAGACCATGATTACCTCTAAGCCTAGCCGTTTTTCACGCAAAGACGCGATTTAGCGACGTGCAACACACACTTTTCGACAAGCAGTAGAGAACCGGGTTTGGGAATAAGGGGTATAAAACCCAACCCACCCTACCTTCTTCCTACCATGTTTCTCTTGCGAATGGAAGAGGTCAATCCGCGTGAATTCGCGGTTATATCGGGCACAATCGAGGGTTCGTCGATGGCAAACATGTTAGACTATGTTGTGGGAAAGGGGTTTATCCACATGGTTTTTGAGGTTGGCGAGACTGTTGTCTACCCGCACCACGGCGCCGCAATGATCGAAGAGATCAAGATGCGCAAGATCAAGGGTGAAGAGAAAATGTATCTCAAGCTCAAGGTGGCTCAGGGTGACCTGACCATTGAAGTTCCTGCAGAGAACGTTGATCTGGTTGGCGTGCGTGACGTGGTAGGTCAGGAAGGCTTGGACCATGTGTTCGATGTCCTTCGTGCTGAATTTACTGAAGAGCCGACCAACTGGTCGCGCCGCTACAAGGCAAATGTCGAGAAGCTAGCTTCCGGCGATGTCATCAAGGTGGCCGAGGTCGTTCGCGATCTCTGGCGCCGAGAAAATGATCGTGGTCTGTCGGCAGGCGAAAAGCGCATGCTGGCCAAGGCCCGTCAGGTCCTGATCAGCGAATTGGCTCTGGCCAAGGACCTGGATGAGACCAAGGCCGAGGGCCTGCTGGATGAGGTTTTGGCTTCGGCCTAGGCGAAACTCCCGATTGCATCTTGCCGTGAAGCGCTGAAAAGCGTTTCACGGCTGTTGCCGTTAAAAGCCCGATCAATCCATCATGAACGCGATAAGCTGGGCGCTGTGAAGCAAACACCATCGCATACCTCGAGCCTGATCCTGGTTGCCGCCGGAATGGGCACCCGGCTCGGAGCCGGCATTCCCAAAGCACTGGTTCAGGTAGCTGGCAAGTCCCTGGTGGAACACGCTATCGACCGCATCCTGCAGGTCGAGCAGATCGCTGAAATCATTGTGGTCACCCCCGCAGATGACTACCGCATGTCCGAGGTCCTGGCCCCCTACGGCACCGCATTGCGCACTGTTCCCGGAGGAAGCAGCCGTGCCGATTCGGTACGCCGCGGCCTTGGCGCCGTAAGCCCGGACGCCGCAAACATCCTGGTCCATGACGCCGCCCGCGCTTTTGCCCCGGTCGACCTCTACCAGCGCGTGATCGAGGCGCTGGATCAAGGCCATGCCACCGCAGCCATTCCCGCACTGGCCGTGACCGACACGATCTCCGTGGTGGAACCCGGAACGCTGGATGGCACCGAATACATCGAGCACACCCCGGCACGATCCACCCTACGCGCGGTGCAGACCCCGCAGGGGTTCAAGGCCTCGGTGCTGCGCCAAGCCCACGCCCAGCTGGACCACTACACCGAAGCGGAACTGGAAAAAGTCACCGATGATGCCTCGATCGTGCGCGCCTATGGTGAAAAGGTGCAGGTGGTCGCCGGTGCGCAGCAGGCATTGAAGGTCACCCATCCCGATGACCTCGATACCGTCAACCAGCTCATCAGTACCCAGCACAGCCCCGCCAACACCGCGAAGGAACCAATGATCCTGCCACGCATCGGAAACGGTATCGACGTTCACGCAGTGAGCACTGACCCCGCCCGGCCGATGTGGCTCGCCGGCCTGCACTTCCCCGAGGATATTGGCCTGTCGGGGCATTCGGATGGCGACGCGGTCGCCCATGCCGCCTGCGATGCGCTCTTCAGCGCGGCCGGGATCGGCGATCTGGGAACCCACTTCGGGGTGGATCGGCCAGAATTCGCCGGGGCCAGCGGTGTGAGGCTGCTTGCAGAAGCCGCGCGTTTGGTTCGCGACGCCGGGTTCGAAATCGGCAATGTCGCCGTGCAGTTCGTGGGACGCCGCCCGCGCTTCTCGGCACGGCGCGAAGAGGCCAGCCAGGTGCTCAGCAATGCGATCGGCGCCCCAGTCAGCGTCATTGCGACCACCAGCGACGGGCTGGGCTACGAGGGCGAAGGAACCGGAATCACCGCCTACGCCACAGCGCTGGTGTACGCCGCGCAGAACTGAGGGCGGGAGAGCCGGCGAAAAGCCCAGATCAGCGAGCGCATCACAAGTGAAGTACAAAGGGTGCATCCATCGGATAACCTTAAAGGCGTGAGCCTGCGATTCTATGACACCAAAACAGCATCAGTACGTGACTTCCAGCCGTTAACCGAAGGCGAAGTCAAGCTGTACTACTGCGGCGCCACCGTGCAGGGCATGCCGCATGTGGGCCATGTCCGCAGCGCCATCGTCTTCGATGTGCTCTCCCGCTGGCTGGAATACCGCGGCTTAGCGGTCACCACGGTCCGCAATGTCACCGACATCGACGACAAGATCCTGGAAAAGTCCGACAACTCCTTTGCCGCGGATTTCCAAGCCGACGAACACTACAAGCCACGCGAAGAATGGTTCTCGCTGGCCTACCGATTCGAGCAGGAGTTTGCCCGCGCCTATGAGGCGCTCGGCGTGCGCCGGCCGACCTATGAGCCGCGGGCCACCGGGCACATCACCGAAATGCACGAACTGATCACCGAGCTGATCAACCGCGGGCACGCTTACCCGGCCGCCGATGGCTCCGGCGATGTGTACTTCGACGTGCGCTCCTACGAGCAGTACGGTGCGCTGACCCGGCAGAAGATCGACGACATGCAGGATGCCGCCGACTCGGATCCACGCGGCAAAAAGGACCCTCGGGACTTCGCCCTGTGGAAGGGGCACAAGGACTCCGATCCGCGCACCGCGTCCTGGCCAAGCCCGTGGGGCCGGGGCCGTCCGGGCTGGCACCTGGAATGCTCGGCCATGGCTGGCAAGTACCTTGGCAGCGAATTCGACATCCATGGCGGCGGGCTGGACCTGCGCTTCCCGCACCACGAAAACGAAATGGCCCAGTCCAATGCGGCCGGGCACGGATTCGCGAACTTCTGGATGCACAACGGCATGGTCACCTATGAGGGCGAGAAGATGTCCAAATCCGTGGGCAACACCATTTCCCCCGAGGAAATGCTTGCCCTGGCCGACGCCCGCGTGGTGCGCTACTTCCTGGGCCAGGCCCAGTACCGCTCCATGCTGGACTACCGCCCGGACTCGCTGACCGAAGCTGGCGCAGCGGTGGAACGCATCGACACTTTCATCTCCAACGCGCGTTACCGCTTGGGTTCCGCGGCAGAAACGATAGCTGCCACGCAGGTGCCGGAAGCTTTCGCCTCCGCGATGGATGACGATCTGAACGTTCCAATGGCCTTGGCCGCCTTGCATGAAACGGTGCGCCACGGCAACGCTTCCCTGGATAAGCACGAGGACGCAGCCGTTGCCGCAGCCCTTGGCCAGGTGCTGGCAATGACGCAGGTACTCGGCTTGGACGATGCCAGCGGCCAGCAGAACTCCGATGCATCTGCAGAGCACGAGGTGCTGGACCAGCTGATCCAGGCGCAGCTGGCGGAACGCGCCCAGGCACGCGCCGCCAAGGACTGGTCGCGTTCGGATGCGATCCGCGACGCCTTGGCCGCTGCAGGTATCACGGTGCTTGACTCCGCTGACGGCGCCCGCTGGACACTGAACAACTAGCCGCTGATCGGCTACAGCAAACTCAACTTTAAGGACACATACCATGAGCAAAAAGGGCCCAACCAAGGGCAGTGGCGGCAAGGGACGACGTTCCCTCGAGGGCAAGGGCCCGACCCCCAAGGCGGAAGATCGCCCGTACCACAAGGCTTACCGTGCCAAGCAGCTGTCCGAGCGCTCGGCCGCTAAACGCGGCACCGGCAAGCGCACCGACCGGATCAAGGTCAACGCTGAATTCGTAACCGGCCGCAACTCGGTTGTCGAGGCATTGCGTGCCGGCATCCCTGCCAAAGCACTGCACGTAGCCATCCGCATCGACGTGGATGACCGCGTGCGTGAATCCCTCAAGCTTGCTGCCGCTCAGGGCATCCCGTTGATGGAAGCATCGAAGCAGGAACTCGATCGCATGACCGACGACGCGATTCACCAGGGCCTAGCCCTGCAGATCCCGCCATACGAATACAAGGATGCTGTGCAGCTGGCGACCAAAGTCGTCAAGGACTACGACCGTGGCTACACCAAGTCGCAGCCGTTGTTCCTGGCGTTGGATGGCATCACCGATCCGCGTAACCTCGGCGCGATCGTTCGCTCAGCTTCCGCATTCGGCGCCGACGGTGTCATCATCCCTGAGCGTCGAAGCGTTGGGATGACTGCCTCGGCATGGAAGACCAGTGCTGGCGCAGCAGTGCGCGTTCCGGTTGCCAAGTGCACCAACCTCACCACCGCACTGAAGGAAATCAAGGCTGCCGGCATCTTCGTCATCGGCCTTGACGCCGGCGGCGACATGGAGCTACCGAACTTCGAGCTGGCCACCGGCCCGCTGTGCATCGTGGTTGGTTCCGAGGGCAAGGGCCTCTCGCGGCTGGTCCGCGAGAACTGCGACGCGATCGTCTCGATCCCGATCGACTCCGCCATGGAATCGCTGAACGCATCGATGGCCGTAGGTATTTCGCTCTACGAAGTGTCCCGCCTGCGTAACCAGGGTGCCAAGTAGCACGCTGCGTTTTTCAATGGGCCGCCACCTGTCTCCGGATAGGTGGCGGCCCATTTTCCGTAGAGTGACCCGCTTCATAACAACAAATTTCAGTTGTTTTTGGCCAGAATTCATACTGGCAAGCCCAGAATCCGCGTAGTTACGGCGTTTCCGAGCTGATGGGAGAGTGCACAGGCCGATTTTGCGTTTGGTGGGAACCCGTGTAAAGTT
This window contains:
- the rlmB gene encoding 23S rRNA (guanosine(2251)-2'-O)-methyltransferase RlmB, yielding MSKKGPTKGSGGKGRRSLEGKGPTPKAEDRPYHKAYRAKQLSERSAAKRGTGKRTDRIKVNAEFVTGRNSVVEALRAGIPAKALHVAIRIDVDDRVRESLKLAAAQGIPLMEASKQELDRMTDDAIHQGLALQIPPYEYKDAVQLATKVVKDYDRGYTKSQPLFLALDGITDPRNLGAIVRSASAFGADGVIIPERRSVGMTASAWKTSAGAAVRVPVAKCTNLTTALKEIKAAGIFVIGLDAGGDMELPNFELATGPLCIVVGSEGKGLSRLVRENCDAIVSIPIDSAMESLNASMAVGISLYEVSRLRNQGAK